One Streptomyces sp. R28 DNA window includes the following coding sequences:
- a CDS encoding DNRLRE domain-containing protein — MTRKTRNWRRVPGRRTTAAVLTAALTATGITLLGVGLDDPGSHDGSGREANAKAQPVTEAAAIARATKTGKSVEVTALHTARSTTWARPDGLMAKKLYSSPIRAKVGGEWRDIDYDLHRTKAGWEPRATNTRIVFSAGSGSRDGKQRTSRSSVRRVSLVKGLKSAAADETSSPLVTLTVDGHAIQLTWPGTVPAPVIDGSRALYPEIFPGADLVLTADDDGFAQLLVLKNRQAAADPRARQISYGITSATLNFRLDPVTGVLTAEDAFANEVAMSPTPLMWDSSGRPAVTDGSVGATAQPTTSESPVPTDSAGDGPSESPSPTEELIETDEQADTAPETLPAATDGPEPSVSESPLPSAPAEPTPAPSQSGSAATLSLPGLDGPSPDSRGELVEPSLDGAKWVLTPDLAFLDDPATSYPVFIDPSVKKHTQNWTTAYSRHPNATFYNGKGFNKGGTHEARVGFESDTWGTSRSYFNIAFDKDLKGTKITSAKLRMLETYSWSCSARSMSVHLTGPVNGKTNWKNAPKLHDGNKFATKSFAHGYKSGCRDAYEAFDVKKAAQKQADQGKDTITFGLRARDEHSQYAWKKFQANGDNAPVLELVYNRKPTVDARSLDLGPDGKCTTTKPYVRMGSGDLTFTARASDKDSNLDHLDFDLWPHEKWQATGDLLGPTGKVPVGGDKNTALRTTTGFSTSKLTNGTTYSWRVRAVDDAGASSGYAPAKTPCRFVLDTTAPRPPKVSSTDFPNADGSENGFGNDAEDANWSAKKFGTPGSFTVRALNSDVVRYEYGYNSPNYTGSLNRTANTATSVSATISNAKPPAAGPNVLYVRAVDSAGNPSEPAKYFFYVTPRDQADSPGDFTGDKLPDLMVVTEAGNLAMYPSQATTTDLAKGTGDLNYSMPGAYRDNPDKDPNGDELPPYVPAPNGHFKGALITHNGDIYGGDGLQDLVVRVGGKLWVYPGDGYGAVNIDKRREILLPEGAPSPADLTQFVSAGDATGDGRTDFFATIGDELWVFTGYHGATVDQATRLSASGWTSRDIVTALDISGDGVTDLLYRSDTSGKLLLRKGIAASGGGVSLASLANAGSSAGGVDSEYGASGWAVSNFPLLMGTPDANSDAVPDIWGVRSDGAVRLYAGGRTVVVPGSGEEIIAPASYWKTRIAIG; from the coding sequence ATGACGCGCAAGACGCGCAACTGGCGCCGTGTGCCCGGACGTCGGACCACCGCCGCCGTACTGACCGCGGCGCTCACCGCCACCGGCATCACCTTGCTCGGCGTCGGTCTGGACGACCCGGGTTCGCACGACGGATCAGGCCGAGAGGCGAACGCGAAGGCGCAGCCCGTGACCGAGGCCGCCGCAATCGCGCGAGCGACGAAGACGGGCAAGTCCGTCGAGGTCACCGCGCTGCACACCGCGCGCTCCACCACCTGGGCGCGGCCCGACGGTCTGATGGCCAAGAAACTGTACTCGTCACCGATCCGGGCCAAGGTGGGCGGCGAATGGAGGGACATCGACTACGACCTCCACCGCACGAAGGCCGGTTGGGAGCCCAGGGCCACGAACACGCGGATCGTGTTCTCGGCCGGCTCCGGGTCGCGCGACGGGAAACAGCGCACCTCGCGCTCCAGCGTGCGCCGAGTCTCCCTGGTGAAAGGGCTGAAGAGCGCCGCCGCTGACGAGACCTCGAGCCCTCTGGTCACCCTGACCGTCGACGGTCACGCGATCCAGCTCACCTGGCCGGGCACGGTCCCCGCCCCGGTCATCGACGGCTCGCGCGCCCTGTACCCCGAGATCTTCCCGGGCGCCGATCTGGTGCTGACGGCCGACGACGACGGGTTCGCCCAACTGTTGGTCCTGAAGAACCGGCAGGCCGCGGCCGATCCGCGGGCGCGGCAGATCTCGTACGGCATCACCTCCGCGACGCTGAACTTCCGGCTGGATCCGGTCACGGGCGTCCTCACCGCCGAGGACGCCTTCGCCAACGAGGTCGCGATGTCGCCGACCCCGCTGATGTGGGACAGCAGCGGCCGGCCGGCCGTCACCGACGGATCGGTCGGCGCCACCGCCCAGCCGACCACGTCGGAGAGCCCCGTACCGACCGACTCGGCCGGCGACGGACCGAGCGAGAGCCCGAGCCCCACCGAGGAGCTCATCGAGACCGACGAGCAGGCGGACACCGCCCCCGAGACTCTGCCGGCGGCCACCGACGGCCCGGAGCCCTCGGTGTCCGAGTCCCCGCTGCCGTCCGCCCCGGCCGAGCCGACGCCCGCACCCTCGCAGAGCGGCTCGGCGGCCACGCTCAGCCTTCCCGGGCTCGACGGTCCGTCACCCGACTCGCGCGGCGAGCTGGTCGAGCCCAGCCTGGACGGGGCGAAGTGGGTACTCACCCCCGACCTGGCCTTCCTCGACGACCCGGCCACCTCGTACCCGGTCTTCATCGACCCGTCGGTGAAGAAGCACACGCAGAACTGGACCACCGCCTACAGCCGCCACCCGAACGCCACGTTCTACAACGGCAAGGGCTTCAACAAGGGCGGTACGCACGAGGCCCGCGTCGGCTTCGAGTCGGACACCTGGGGCACCTCCCGCTCGTACTTCAACATCGCCTTCGACAAGGACCTCAAGGGCACGAAGATCACAAGTGCGAAGCTGCGCATGCTGGAGACGTACTCCTGGTCGTGCAGCGCCCGTTCGATGAGCGTGCACCTCACCGGCCCGGTCAACGGGAAGACCAACTGGAAGAACGCCCCCAAGCTGCACGACGGCAACAAGTTCGCGACCAAGAGCTTCGCGCACGGATACAAGTCCGGGTGCCGGGACGCGTACGAGGCGTTCGACGTGAAGAAAGCCGCGCAGAAGCAGGCCGACCAGGGCAAGGACACCATCACCTTCGGGCTGCGGGCACGGGACGAGCACTCGCAGTACGCGTGGAAGAAGTTCCAGGCCAACGGGGACAACGCGCCCGTACTGGAGCTCGTCTACAACCGCAAACCGACCGTGGACGCCAGATCGCTCGATCTCGGCCCGGACGGCAAGTGCACCACCACCAAGCCGTACGTCCGCATGGGCTCGGGCGACCTGACGTTCACCGCACGGGCTTCCGACAAGGACAGCAACCTCGACCACCTCGATTTCGACCTGTGGCCGCACGAAAAGTGGCAGGCGACGGGCGACCTGCTGGGCCCCACCGGCAAGGTCCCCGTCGGCGGTGACAAGAACACCGCACTGCGCACGACGACGGGCTTCTCCACCAGCAAGCTCACCAACGGCACCACCTACTCCTGGCGGGTGCGCGCAGTCGACGACGCTGGGGCCAGCTCGGGCTACGCGCCCGCAAAGACGCCGTGCCGCTTCGTCCTCGACACCACCGCGCCCAGGCCGCCGAAGGTCAGCTCCACCGACTTCCCCAACGCCGACGGCAGCGAGAACGGCTTCGGCAACGACGCCGAGGACGCCAACTGGTCCGCGAAGAAGTTCGGCACGCCGGGGTCGTTCACGGTCCGCGCGCTCAACAGCGACGTCGTGCGCTACGAGTACGGCTACAACTCGCCCAACTACACCGGCAGCCTCAACCGCACCGCCAACACGGCCACCAGCGTCAGTGCGACGATCTCCAACGCCAAACCGCCGGCGGCCGGGCCCAACGTGCTCTACGTCAGGGCCGTGGACAGCGCGGGCAACCCCTCGGAACCGGCGAAGTACTTCTTCTACGTAACCCCCCGCGACCAGGCCGACTCCCCCGGCGACTTCACCGGCGACAAGCTGCCCGACCTGATGGTCGTCACGGAGGCCGGCAACCTGGCCATGTATCCCTCACAGGCCACCACCACCGACCTCGCCAAGGGCACCGGAGACCTGAACTATTCGATGCCCGGCGCCTACCGGGACAACCCGGACAAGGACCCCAACGGCGATGAACTGCCGCCCTATGTGCCCGCGCCCAACGGCCACTTCAAGGGCGCCCTGATCACCCACAACGGCGACATCTACGGCGGCGACGGCCTCCAGGACCTGGTCGTCCGCGTCGGAGGGAAGCTGTGGGTGTACCCCGGTGACGGCTACGGCGCCGTCAACATCGACAAGCGCCGCGAGATCCTGCTCCCCGAGGGTGCTCCCAGCCCCGCCGACCTGACCCAGTTCGTCTCGGCGGGCGACGCCACCGGGGACGGCCGGACCGACTTCTTCGCCACCATCGGCGACGAACTATGGGTCTTCACCGGCTACCACGGAGCAACCGTCGACCAGGCGACCCGGCTGTCGGCCTCGGGCTGGACCAGCCGGGACATCGTCACCGCGCTGGACATCAGCGGCGACGGCGTCACCGACCTCCTCTATCGATCCGACACGTCGGGCAAGCTCCTGCTCCGCAAGGGCATCGCTGCCTCCGGAGGCGGGGTCAGCCTCGCCTCCCTGGCCAACGCCGGAAGTTCGGCCGGGGGCGTGGACAGCGAGTACGGCGCCTCGGGCTGGGCGGTCAGTAACTTTCCGCTACTGATGGGCACGCCCGACGCCAACAGCGACGCCGTCCCCGACATTTGGGGCGTGCGGTCGGACGGAGCCGTACGGCTCTACGCGGGCGGCCGGACCGTCGTCGTCCCAGGGTCCGGCGAGGAGATCATCGCGCCGGCGAGTTACTGGAAGACACGCATCGCCATCGGGTGA
- a CDS encoding proprotein convertase P-domain-containing protein: MTPVPGRRSATLAARDHTHGDDAHTWKLRVKDASSGATGTLNGWTLTL, from the coding sequence GTGACGCCAGTCCCTGGCCGCCGGTCGGCAACACTCGCGGCCAGGGACCACACGCATGGCGACGACGCCCACACCTGGAAGCTCCGCGTCAAGGACGCCTCCTCCGGCGCCACCGGCACCCTCAACGGCTGGACGCTCACGCTCTGA
- a CDS encoding amidase domain-containing protein: MKSRKLSRTRRRATILGAAAASVVAGAAMLPNWSAGAAVADDPTVDARTKATFQRLADAVFTDRTNALVDGTQGDREKPLTDGLSGDVRLSSSLARSEDAALSTLDQRGDRLAELGEKYTKGSTTVTVDGTSVKGRKAKVAVTETTTLAYDNARGGEPRTTGFQAHHELTFSADRRGDWQLTGIRATDEGYLAVNQTARPAVAPMAAKAGTTTPSAPKASTSYPGPVNPKNFTASGLDYPAMAAYAKQYWSSYNPAYPDFNGQGAGGDCTNFVSQALKAGGWKHVPGYVYDYTKWFGNAEIQSYSFVGVNEWSWFAQNSKRTTSLANVYQMDVGDVLQMDFDKDGSKDHTMIVTSRSRGVPYLTYHSTNTYSRSVSSIVASYPNALYYAYRT, translated from the coding sequence GTGAAGTCAAGGAAATTGAGCCGCACGCGGCGTCGCGCCACCATACTCGGGGCAGCCGCCGCCTCGGTCGTCGCCGGAGCAGCGATGCTTCCCAACTGGAGCGCGGGCGCCGCGGTCGCCGACGACCCCACGGTGGATGCCAGGACCAAGGCCACCTTCCAGCGGCTGGCGGACGCGGTCTTCACCGACCGTACGAACGCTTTGGTCGACGGCACGCAGGGTGACCGGGAGAAGCCGCTGACCGACGGCCTGTCCGGGGATGTCCGGCTGTCCTCCAGCCTGGCCCGCAGCGAGGACGCCGCGCTGTCCACGCTGGATCAGCGCGGGGACAGGCTCGCCGAGCTGGGCGAGAAGTACACCAAGGGCAGCACGACCGTCACTGTGGACGGCACGAGCGTGAAGGGCCGCAAGGCCAAGGTCGCGGTCACCGAGACCACGACCCTCGCCTACGACAACGCCCGCGGCGGCGAACCGAGGACCACCGGGTTCCAGGCCCACCACGAGCTGACGTTCAGCGCCGACCGGCGGGGCGACTGGCAGCTGACCGGAATCCGCGCGACCGACGAGGGGTACCTCGCGGTGAACCAGACGGCCAGGCCGGCCGTCGCACCCATGGCCGCGAAGGCCGGCACCACCACGCCCTCGGCGCCCAAGGCATCGACCTCGTACCCCGGCCCGGTCAACCCGAAGAACTTCACCGCCAGCGGCCTGGACTACCCGGCGATGGCCGCCTACGCGAAGCAGTACTGGTCCAGCTACAACCCGGCCTACCCGGACTTCAACGGGCAGGGCGCAGGCGGCGACTGCACCAACTTCGTCAGCCAGGCCCTGAAGGCGGGCGGCTGGAAGCACGTTCCCGGCTATGTGTACGACTACACCAAGTGGTTCGGCAACGCCGAGATCCAGTCGTACTCGTTCGTCGGCGTCAACGAGTGGTCCTGGTTCGCTCAGAACTCGAAGCGGACGACCAGCCTCGCCAACGTCTACCAGATGGACGTCGGCGATGTGCTCCAGATGGACTTCGACAAGGACGGCTCGAAGGACCACACCATGATCGTCACGTCCCGCAGCCGGGGCGTTCCGTATCTGACGTACCACTCCACCAACACCTACAGCCGGTCGGTGTCGAGCATTGTCGCGTCGTACCCGAACGCCCTGTACTACGCCTACCGCACCTGA
- a CDS encoding transglycosylase domain-containing protein, with protein MQLKVPGSFKADETVQLRVPQQRISGTEQESTESEISHPSGVDSSHRIRDDNTADQLNRRRNRNPRKAPRPSLFSRLVAVLHLAPLLSVLATQAARLAPYARRMRPQYPRPGRTGLRRWLPSWRQWLGASFTGVGLSGLFLVVAYAATDIPDNLNSYATQQDNVYLWADGTPMARTGWVQRQAMPLKDIPADVRWAVLAAENESFYSDPGISFQGITRALFRTLGEGDTQGGSTITQQYVKNVYLNQDQTVGRKFTEAMIALKLDDRMSKDEILENYLNTSWFGRGTYGIQRAAQAYYGKDVSELNAGEAAFLAALLKGAGLYDPTLSSANRARAVERWSWTLDRMVDIGKLSQAERATYKKFPEPLKRNPLYDTGEQTDYLVELASQYAKKAAKISDKDFDLGGYQIYTTFDRKREDQLTGAVTKARKKALKDHPKTAKTAHYGAASVAADGRIVAVYGGPDHRKQGYNESNATTVPAGTAFAPFVYAAGLEHGVRKTRDGEATPITGESLYNGDDDVPVTTPEGPYWDRSGRKVAASNDGDRSYGQISLHRAMELSVNTPFMQLGMDTGLDKVRATAEASGLLPSSIGAQVPALSMGSSTPSAIRMAGGYSTFAAAGKHTEPYSVRRITHNGTKVPLDLPSSRRAVGADVAEEVDSALTDAFRAAHPDGAPATAKVAGKTGTTQKDTAAWYVGTYKSVSTAVVVYRIDLAESLEPLPLKGIAGAPAPDVPYGIWAGAMSPLG; from the coding sequence ATGCAGTTGAAAGTGCCCGGCTCATTCAAGGCGGACGAGACCGTTCAACTGAGGGTGCCGCAGCAACGTATATCCGGCACCGAACAGGAATCAACGGAATCCGAAATATCCCACCCTTCCGGGGTGGACTCATCGCATCGAATACGTGACGACAACACAGCCGATCAACTGAATCGCCGCAGAAATCGGAACCCTCGCAAAGCCCCTCGACCATCCCTCTTTTCCCGCCTGGTCGCCGTCCTTCACCTGGCGCCCCTGCTGAGCGTCCTCGCCACGCAGGCCGCCCGCCTCGCGCCCTACGCCCGGCGTATGCGGCCGCAGTACCCCCGGCCAGGACGCACCGGCCTGCGTCGATGGCTGCCCTCCTGGCGGCAGTGGCTCGGCGCCTCGTTCACCGGCGTGGGCCTCAGCGGCCTCTTCCTCGTCGTCGCCTACGCGGCCACCGACATCCCGGACAACCTCAACTCGTACGCCACCCAGCAGGACAACGTGTACCTCTGGGCCGACGGGACCCCCATGGCCCGTACCGGCTGGGTGCAGCGGCAGGCGATGCCGCTGAAGGACATCCCCGCGGACGTCCGGTGGGCGGTACTCGCCGCGGAGAACGAGAGCTTCTACAGCGACCCCGGCATCTCCTTCCAGGGCATAACCCGTGCCCTGTTCCGCACGCTCGGCGAGGGTGACACCCAGGGCGGCTCGACCATTACCCAGCAGTACGTCAAGAACGTGTACCTGAACCAGGACCAGACGGTCGGCCGCAAGTTCACCGAGGCGATGATCGCTCTCAAGCTCGACGACCGGATGAGCAAGGACGAGATCCTCGAGAACTACCTCAACACGAGCTGGTTCGGCCGCGGCACCTACGGAATCCAGCGCGCCGCCCAGGCCTACTACGGCAAGGACGTCAGCGAACTCAACGCCGGCGAGGCCGCGTTCCTGGCCGCCCTGCTCAAGGGCGCCGGCCTGTACGACCCGACCCTGAGCAGCGCCAACCGCGCCCGGGCCGTGGAGCGCTGGTCCTGGACCCTCGACCGGATGGTCGACATCGGCAAGCTCTCCCAGGCCGAGCGGGCCACGTACAAGAAGTTTCCCGAGCCGCTGAAGCGCAACCCGTTGTACGACACCGGTGAGCAGACCGATTACCTGGTCGAACTCGCTTCCCAGTACGCCAAGAAGGCCGCGAAGATCTCCGACAAGGATTTCGACCTCGGCGGCTACCAGATCTACACGACCTTCGACAGGAAGAGGGAGGACCAGCTCACCGGCGCCGTCACCAAGGCGCGCAAGAAGGCCCTGAAGGACCACCCGAAGACCGCCAAGACCGCGCACTACGGCGCGGCCTCCGTGGCCGCCGACGGCCGGATCGTCGCCGTCTACGGCGGACCCGACCACCGTAAGCAGGGCTACAACGAGTCCAACGCCACCACCGTCCCGGCCGGTACGGCCTTTGCGCCGTTCGTCTACGCGGCCGGTCTGGAGCACGGCGTCCGCAAGACCCGCGACGGAGAGGCGACCCCAATCACCGGGGAGTCCCTTTACAACGGCGACGACGACGTGCCGGTGACCACGCCGGAGGGGCCGTACTGGGACCGCAGCGGCCGCAAGGTGGCCGCCAGTAACGACGGGGACAGGTCCTACGGGCAGATCTCCCTGCACAGGGCGATGGAGCTGTCGGTGAACACGCCGTTCATGCAGCTTGGTATGGACACCGGCCTGGACAAGGTGCGCGCCACCGCCGAGGCCTCGGGGCTGCTGCCCTCCAGCATCGGGGCCCAGGTGCCCGCGCTGTCGATGGGCAGCTCCACGCCCAGCGCCATCCGCATGGCCGGCGGCTACTCCACGTTCGCCGCGGCCGGCAAGCACACCGAGCCGTACTCGGTGCGCCGCATCACCCACAACGGCACCAAGGTCCCCCTGGACCTGCCCAGCTCGCGCCGGGCGGTCGGCGCCGACGTGGCGGAGGAGGTCGACTCCGCGCTCACGGACGCCTTCCGCGCCGCCCACCCCGACGGCGCCCCCGCCACCGCGAAGGTGGCCGGGAAGACCGGGACAACGCAGAAGGACACCGCCGCCTGGTACGTCGGCACGTACAAGTCCGTCTCCACGGCGGTCGTCGTCTACCGCATCGACCTCGCCGAGAGCCTCGAACCACTGCCGCTGAAGGGGATCGCGGGCGCGCCCGCGCCTGACGTCCCCTACGGCATCTGGGCCGGCGCCATGAGCCCGCTCGGCTGA
- a CDS encoding LysR family transcriptional regulator, translated as MPAPTNLDPRLLRAFLTVAEERHFTRAAARLYVAQQALSRDVRRLERELGAELFVRTTRQVTLTADGERLVPYARRALQAQDDLLAAFGQARPLLVDLNSPGLVTGRRVLHRARELASEHELMARYESGLTGAAGEMAAGRLDASFGRFAGLDPALRAGLDHQPVRYEPMAILLPEGHPLAELEAVPLAALEGGTVYAGAGNPRTPEWTDLARRLFDGRGIEVAPPAPLAVGDEEFQRIMAKVRTPVLAVIGFPAMPGSVLRPLTDPVPLSPVSLVWRKGLVHPAFDALRRAAAQLAAEEGWLLRPSGGWIPAIDSAAMSVRD; from the coding sequence ATGCCCGCCCCGACCAACCTCGACCCCCGCCTCCTGCGCGCCTTCCTCACCGTGGCCGAGGAGCGGCACTTCACGCGCGCCGCGGCCCGCCTGTACGTCGCCCAGCAGGCGCTCAGCCGGGACGTGCGGCGGCTGGAGCGGGAGTTGGGCGCCGAACTGTTCGTGCGGACGACGCGGCAGGTCACGCTGACGGCCGACGGCGAGCGGCTGGTGCCGTACGCGCGCCGTGCCCTCCAGGCCCAGGACGACCTGCTCGCAGCCTTCGGCCAGGCCCGCCCCCTGCTGGTGGACCTGAACTCGCCGGGCCTGGTCACCGGCCGCAGGGTCCTGCACCGGGCCCGCGAACTCGCCTCCGAACACGAGCTGATGGCCCGCTACGAGAGCGGCCTGACGGGCGCGGCCGGCGAGATGGCCGCGGGGCGGCTGGACGCGTCCTTCGGCCGGTTCGCGGGGCTGGACCCGGCGCTGCGGGCGGGCCTCGATCACCAGCCGGTCCGCTACGAGCCGATGGCGATCCTGCTGCCCGAGGGCCATCCGCTGGCGGAATTGGAGGCGGTGCCGCTCGCCGCGCTCGAGGGCGGGACCGTCTATGCCGGGGCCGGAAACCCCCGTACGCCGGAGTGGACCGACCTCGCGCGCCGACTGTTCGACGGGCGGGGGATCGAGGTGGCCCCGCCCGCCCCGCTCGCCGTCGGTGACGAGGAGTTCCAGCGGATCATGGCCAAGGTGAGGACCCCCGTTCTCGCCGTCATCGGCTTTCCGGCCATGCCCGGGTCCGTGCTTCGCCCCTTGACCGATCCCGTGCCCCTGTCACCCGTGTCACTGGTGTGGCGAAAGGGCCTGGTGCACCCCGCATTCGACGCCCTTCGACGGGCGGCGGCCCAGCTCGCCGCCGAGGAGGGGTGGCTGCTGAGGCCCTCCGGGGGATGGATTCCGGCCATCGATTCGGCCGCCATGAGCGTCCGCGATTGA
- a CDS encoding MFS transporter encodes MPEPMFTTTQDMLVAVDFSPRTSHRNRHRPHGPYRRLFAHPGTRAFTLGNLIARLPMGMFSVSAVVMIAGTRGSYALAGAVTATGLATTALVAPWTARLVDRYGQARIAVPATVLAALGSLALLLCVRSGAPAWTLFASYAATATTPNIGGMSRARWAHLLRDKPESLHVANSFEQAADELCFMLGPVLAALLCGAFIPEAGTLVGVVLLVTGMVLFTAQRSTEPPVQDGPPSRAPLGAPGMPPLLAVCLAMGVVFGSMEVVTIAFADAQGHPSAAGVVLGLQAAGSCAAGLLYGALKPAGPAEDRYVWCVTAMTALLILPLLAAALTGSLLVLAGALLIAGMATAPTMVTCMTLVQQRTPEGRINEGMTLAVTGLLGGIACGSAVGGWTVEHASTTTGYGVPVMAAAAALSIALLSVTRRPS; translated from the coding sequence ATGCCGGAACCCATGTTCACGACAACCCAAGACATGCTCGTGGCCGTCGACTTCAGCCCCCGGACCAGCCACCGGAACAGACACCGCCCCCACGGCCCCTACCGCCGGCTCTTCGCCCACCCCGGCACCCGCGCCTTCACCCTCGGGAACCTGATCGCCCGCCTGCCCATGGGCATGTTCAGCGTGAGCGCGGTCGTCATGATCGCCGGGACGAGGGGGTCGTACGCCCTCGCCGGCGCGGTCACCGCGACCGGCCTCGCGACGACCGCGCTGGTCGCCCCCTGGACGGCACGGCTCGTCGACCGGTACGGCCAGGCCCGAATAGCCGTACCGGCCACGGTACTTGCGGCACTCGGCTCGCTGGCGCTGCTGCTGTGCGTGCGGTCCGGGGCGCCGGCGTGGACGCTCTTCGCGTCGTACGCCGCCACCGCCACGACCCCCAACATCGGCGGCATGTCCCGCGCCCGCTGGGCTCACCTGCTCAGAGACAAGCCGGAGTCCCTGCACGTCGCGAACTCCTTCGAGCAGGCCGCCGACGAGCTCTGCTTCATGCTGGGCCCGGTGCTCGCCGCCTTGCTCTGCGGGGCGTTCATCCCGGAAGCGGGCACGCTGGTCGGCGTGGTGCTGCTGGTGACGGGCATGGTGCTGTTCACCGCACAGCGATCGACGGAACCGCCCGTTCAGGACGGACCCCCCTCAAGAGCTCCGCTCGGCGCCCCCGGCATGCCCCCGCTGCTCGCCGTATGCCTGGCCATGGGCGTGGTGTTCGGCTCCATGGAGGTCGTCACGATCGCGTTCGCGGACGCACAGGGACACCCGTCGGCAGCCGGTGTCGTCCTGGGCCTCCAGGCCGCCGGTTCGTGCGCGGCGGGCCTGCTGTACGGGGCGCTCAAGCCGGCCGGCCCCGCGGAGGACCGCTACGTCTGGTGCGTCACCGCCATGACCGCACTCCTGATCCTGCCTTTGCTCGCCGCCGCCCTCACCGGCTCCCTCCTGGTGCTCGCGGGCGCCCTGCTGATCGCCGGCATGGCCACCGCCCCGACGATGGTCACCTGCATGACCCTGGTCCAGCAGCGCACACCGGAGGGCCGCATCAACGAGGGCATGACCCTCGCGGTGACCGGACTCCTCGGCGGAATCGCCTGCGGGAGCGCCGTCGGCGGCTGGACGGTGGAGCACGCATCGACGACGACGGGCTACGGCGTGCCGGTCATGGCAGCGGCAGCAGCTCTGTCCATCGCGCTGCTGTCCGTAACTCGCCGCCCCAGCTGA
- a CDS encoding ABC transporter substrate-binding protein: MLTARRRVVAMAVALTGSLLLASCSDSDSGSSEDGKTLKLWHYEAPNSAMGQAWNEAIKEFKAKHPGVKVEFEAKGFEQIQKTAPMVLNSSDAPDVMEYNKGNATAGLLSKQGLLTDLSAEATKRGWDKKLTPSVRTTSMYDAQGVMGSGKWYGVPNYAEYTMVFYNKDLFAKYKIAEPKTFDELTAAMDTFVQNKVTPLANSGAEYPAQQYLYQLALSKADRAWVDSYELYKGKTDFHDTAWTYAADTFADWVKKGYIGKTSNSAKAEDAGVSFIQGKSPILFSGSWWYGRFVDEAKFDWGTFLWPDSNLTLGSGGNLWVVPKGAKNKKLAYDFIDITMSKKIQNLLGNKGGVPVAADVSAISDPKSKALIDNFNALSQRDGLAFYPDWPVPGYYDVLVSETQKLIAGSGKPDGYLDALQEAYDKGAPKQ; the protein is encoded by the coding sequence ATGTTGACGGCACGACGGCGTGTGGTGGCGATGGCGGTGGCCCTCACCGGCTCACTGCTCCTGGCCTCCTGCTCGGACTCGGACAGCGGGTCCTCCGAAGACGGCAAGACACTGAAACTGTGGCACTACGAGGCCCCGAACAGCGCGATGGGGCAGGCCTGGAACGAGGCGATCAAGGAGTTCAAGGCCAAGCACCCGGGTGTGAAGGTGGAGTTCGAGGCGAAGGGCTTCGAGCAGATCCAGAAGACCGCCCCGATGGTCCTCAACTCCTCCGACGCGCCCGACGTCATGGAGTACAACAAGGGCAACGCGACGGCGGGACTCCTGTCCAAGCAGGGGCTTCTCACCGATCTCAGCGCGGAGGCCACGAAACGCGGCTGGGACAAGAAGCTCACCCCGAGCGTGCGCACCACCAGCATGTACGACGCCCAGGGCGTCATGGGCTCCGGCAAGTGGTACGGCGTGCCCAACTACGCCGAGTACACGATGGTCTTCTACAACAAGGACCTCTTCGCGAAGTACAAGATCGCCGAGCCGAAGACGTTCGACGAACTGACCGCCGCGATGGACACGTTCGTCCAGAACAAGGTCACCCCGCTCGCCAACTCCGGCGCCGAGTACCCCGCCCAGCAGTACCTCTACCAGCTGGCCCTGTCGAAGGCCGACCGCGCCTGGGTCGACTCCTACGAGCTCTACAAGGGCAAGACCGACTTCCACGACACGGCCTGGACGTACGCCGCCGACACCTTCGCCGACTGGGTGAAGAAGGGCTACATCGGCAAGACGTCCAACAGCGCCAAGGCGGAGGACGCGGGCGTCTCCTTCATCCAGGGCAAGTCGCCGATCCTGTTCTCCGGCAGCTGGTGGTACGGCCGCTTCGTCGACGAGGCCAAGTTCGACTGGGGCACCTTCCTGTGGCCCGACTCCAACCTGACCCTGGGCTCCGGCGGCAACCTGTGGGTCGTCCCCAAGGGCGCCAAGAACAAGAAGCTGGCCTACGACTTCATCGACATCACCATGTCGAAGAAGATCCAGAACCTGCTCGGCAACAAGGGCGGCGTCCCGGTCGCGGCCGATGTGAGCGCCATCAGCGACCCGAAGTCGAAGGCGCTCATCGACAACTTCAACGCCCTGTCCCAACGTGACGGCCTGGCCTTCTACCCCGACTGGCCGGTCCCGGGCTACTACGACGTCCTCGTCTCCGAGACCCAGAAGCTGATCGCCGGCAGCGGGAAGCCGGACGGCTATCTGGACGCCCTCCAGGAGGCCTACGACAAGGGCGCGCCGAAGCAATGA